One genomic region from Terriglobus aquaticus encodes:
- a CDS encoding heme exporter protein CcmB codes for MNELRHYASLVGLHLKKELRLEWRRRDTLMGMLFFTLLIAVVFSLAFDPTSNPTLARQISGGVGWLGLLFAATTSLNGSWNREERNQVLDAHRLSPSPPSALFLGKAIANFLFVTAVELILVPVFVLFYNLHTLGDWRLLAAVLPLGTWALVLNGTFFAALSLRGRNRDLLLPMVLFPMSIPALLAMVNATTSIITGEFDPMLWVRLLVGYDVVFTTVALLLFAPVLHAE; via the coding sequence ATGAACGAGCTGCGGCACTATGCTTCCCTGGTCGGCCTGCACCTGAAGAAAGAGCTGCGGCTTGAGTGGCGCCGGCGCGACACGCTGATGGGCATGCTCTTTTTCACCCTGCTGATCGCGGTAGTGTTTTCGCTGGCGTTTGATCCGACCTCGAATCCGACGCTGGCGCGGCAGATCTCCGGTGGTGTGGGCTGGCTGGGTCTGCTGTTTGCGGCCACCACATCCCTGAATGGTTCGTGGAATCGCGAGGAGCGCAACCAGGTGCTGGACGCGCACCGGCTCTCACCCTCTCCGCCGTCGGCCCTCTTTCTAGGTAAAGCGATCGCGAATTTCCTCTTTGTCACGGCGGTCGAACTTATTCTGGTTCCGGTGTTTGTGCTGTTCTATAACCTGCACACGCTGGGCGATTGGCGGCTGCTGGCGGCCGTGCTGCCGCTGGGCACGTGGGCGCTGGTGCTGAACGGCACATTTTTTGCGGCGCTCAGCCTCCGTGGCCGCAACCGCGACCTGCTGTTGCCTATGGTGCTGTTTCCCATGTCCATCCCCGCTTTGCTGGCGATGGTGAATGCGACGACGTCCATCATTACGGGCGAGTTTGACCCAATGCTGTGGGTTCGGCTGTTGGTGGGCTACGACGTGGTCTTTACAACCGTCGCCCTGCTGTTATTCGCACCGGTGCTGCACGCGGAGTAA
- a CDS encoding YihY/virulence factor BrkB family protein, with the protein MPFITPPSHASDVPADTLRANNAVEVSDDLPVAPGERELWPEPAAHGLAGSLFELLRYLTRTDVHTYAFSVAANVILSLFPFIVLLLTLSQQVFHSSTMSTVVGQLMHSFLPTGQDFVMRNMALLAHPRKGAQAFSLIMLVISSTGVFLPLEVALNNVWRAPKNRNYLHNQAVSLGLAFAVGFMAMVSVALSAGQQAVLGFLFFGHTDNVVYQVTSRFFLNVLAGAGSMAMFFLIYWVLPNRRVPVRAVLPAAIVTGAFWEVAKHLYIAALPWLDFQRVYGPFYISVGLMMWAFLSGLILLAGAHFSATRYGLYLLRQQTEKD; encoded by the coding sequence ATGCCGTTTATCACTCCCCCATCGCATGCCAGCGACGTGCCGGCCGACACGCTTCGCGCAAACAATGCAGTCGAGGTGAGCGACGACTTGCCTGTGGCTCCGGGTGAACGGGAACTGTGGCCCGAACCTGCGGCGCATGGGCTTGCCGGCAGCCTATTCGAGTTGCTGCGATACCTCACCCGCACCGATGTTCACACCTATGCTTTCTCCGTCGCTGCGAATGTAATCCTGTCGCTGTTTCCGTTCATCGTGCTCCTGCTCACCCTGTCGCAACAGGTCTTCCACTCGAGCACCATGAGCACCGTGGTCGGGCAGTTGATGCATAGCTTTCTGCCCACTGGCCAAGACTTCGTGATGCGCAACATGGCCCTGCTGGCCCACCCGCGCAAGGGGGCGCAGGCCTTCTCGCTGATCATGCTGGTCATCAGTTCGACCGGTGTATTCCTGCCGCTTGAAGTCGCGCTGAACAACGTTTGGCGTGCTCCGAAAAACCGCAACTACCTGCACAACCAGGCGGTGTCGCTGGGCCTGGCGTTCGCGGTCGGCTTCATGGCCATGGTCTCCGTTGCGTTGTCGGCGGGGCAGCAAGCTGTTTTGGGGTTCCTCTTCTTCGGCCATACCGATAACGTGGTGTACCAGGTCACTTCACGATTTTTTCTCAACGTGCTCGCGGGTGCCGGCAGCATGGCCATGTTCTTCCTCATCTATTGGGTTCTACCGAACCGCCGCGTTCCCGTGCGCGCAGTTCTGCCCGCCGCCATTGTCACGGGCGCTTTCTGGGAGGTCGCGAAACACCTTTACATTGCCGCCCTGCCATGGCTGGATTTTCAGAGAGTGTATGGGCCGTTCTACATCTCGGTCGGGCTGATGATGTGGGCCTTCCTTTCTGGCCTGATCCTGTTGGCAGGCGCCCACTTTTCCGCGACGCGGTACGGTCTGTACCTGCTGCGCCAGCAAACGGAGAAGGACTGA
- a CDS encoding YncE family protein has protein sequence MRRQAALGLASLLPVLAVSGCRHFKFPDEPANYREYAYVTSGENGTVSVLDLVQMRQDRVLQVGTNPTGAAANPSRNEVYVVNTGTSGHDGSLSVIDTTRNAVTATVPLHSRPYQISVDMQGRRGYVANAGSNTVSVIDLVNHRELETIGAGEEPGLARISPDGRTLVVSNRKAGSVSLYSVSDSGTPQLRATFGGCTGATDIAITPKEPTQPSTKAFIACSGADAVLGISLAQAPNSWAARQDASATTDHELALLKVGKTPVQLAVKPDGGEIFVSNFGSGTISEISTWTNEVGGTYPIGMQPSHGMVSADNSTLWIANFGGESLSLYSIDDGRITGSVRTGSGPDVLAMSADEHLLLAADARSGDVAVIRTRDRNGPTLFTLLPAGSRPNAIAIKSFTQKP, from the coding sequence ATGCGTAGGCAAGCTGCACTGGGGCTCGCTTCCCTGCTTCCCGTGCTGGCCGTATCCGGCTGCCGCCACTTCAAGTTCCCCGACGAGCCCGCAAACTATCGCGAGTATGCTTACGTGACCAGCGGTGAAAACGGCACCGTAAGCGTGCTGGACCTTGTCCAGATGCGGCAGGATCGCGTGTTGCAGGTGGGCACCAATCCGACCGGCGCTGCGGCAAACCCCTCGCGGAACGAAGTGTACGTCGTGAATACGGGAACTTCCGGGCACGACGGCAGCCTCAGCGTAATCGACACCACGCGAAACGCGGTCACCGCGACCGTACCGTTACACAGCCGTCCCTACCAGATCAGTGTGGATATGCAGGGACGGCGAGGATATGTGGCGAACGCGGGCTCCAACACCGTCAGCGTCATCGACCTGGTGAATCATCGCGAGTTGGAGACGATCGGCGCCGGAGAAGAGCCCGGTCTGGCCAGGATCTCGCCAGACGGCCGCACGCTCGTCGTCTCGAATCGGAAGGCCGGGAGCGTGTCGCTGTACAGCGTAAGCGACTCGGGTACGCCGCAACTGCGCGCGACCTTTGGCGGTTGCACCGGCGCGACCGACATCGCAATTACACCGAAAGAGCCGACACAGCCCTCCACCAAGGCCTTTATTGCCTGCTCCGGAGCCGATGCGGTCCTTGGCATCTCGCTGGCGCAGGCGCCTAATAGCTGGGCGGCCCGCCAGGACGCTTCCGCCACTACCGACCACGAACTCGCGCTGCTGAAGGTCGGCAAAACGCCGGTGCAACTCGCGGTAAAGCCGGACGGCGGCGAAATCTTCGTATCTAACTTCGGCTCGGGCACGATCAGCGAGATCTCCACGTGGACGAACGAAGTGGGCGGCACGTATCCCATCGGGATGCAGCCTTCGCACGGCATGGTTTCGGCGGACAACAGCACGCTTTGGATCGCGAACTTCGGCGGCGAATCGCTCAGCCTCTACTCCATCGATGACGGTCGTATCACCGGCAGCGTCCGGACGGGCAGCGGCCCCGATGTGCTGGCGATGAGTGCCGACGAGCACCTCTTGCTGGCTGCGGACGCGCGCAGCGGCGACGTGGCCGTGATCCGCACGCGCGATCGCAACGGGCCAACCCTCTTCACGCTACTGCCGGCGGGCTCGCGGCCAAACGCCATCGCCATCAAGTCCTTCACGCAGAAGCCCTAG
- a CDS encoding PP2C family protein-serine/threonine phosphatase: MPLLWRARPQAKTDPRLVALQAASSANATQPVPPSLRLLAVSTLIVFGVSLLPGWVGAVMSYLRWVLLLVLVGWAATYVVIQLRRGLLWRLRNKLVLTYLLIGLAPVALFFTLVFLSSYVAFGQFAVHLVSSRLEMQAATLQQSNMALARHAAAMLNLRQTNNANGELSLPGFQDAMRGAQGAGLQLALYEDGHPVPVAGITGHARSPLWLSDWVAHRAAHGLDGFVEDGAVMYLAAADSIQTADGHTLTVISSQPLDDARLASASAGIGRMYLLPGLVPRPAHHMSRAEEEHARIAGGTAPPAANLLDFRVRFLSSLSAADWESGEMLAVPMNVESRPSVLYNELFSEALTGRNTDLVRIAFLIVCLLFAALEAFALYVGLRLSRSITGAVEDLYEATVAIDRGELQHRIAVNQDDQLADLARSFNRMSWSLGRLIEQQKEKERMESELSIAQEVQANLFPLLRTAPIRELELHGICRPARTVSGDYYDFLTFDRKVGENGSAQREVTGLGVALGDISGKGISAALLMATLHSAVRAYRFASEELQAPSARLATHGGSEECSELFVAPGRVLALLNKHLYRSTTPEKYATLFLAHYDRASARLTYSNAGQLPPFVLRTDGSLHRLDRGGTVVGLMDNMSYDEGSLQMEPGDILIAYSDGVTEPENDFGEFGEDRLIDVVRQFRDEPLDVISGEVMRALDAWIGEGEQPDDITLVLARQQA, encoded by the coding sequence ATGCCTCTGCTGTGGCGGGCACGTCCGCAGGCCAAGACGGACCCGCGGCTGGTGGCCCTACAGGCGGCGTCCTCGGCCAATGCGACGCAGCCGGTCCCTCCATCGCTGCGGTTGCTGGCTGTCAGCACGCTAATCGTCTTCGGTGTTTCGCTGCTGCCCGGGTGGGTGGGCGCCGTGATGTCGTACCTGCGCTGGGTCCTGCTGCTGGTGCTTGTCGGGTGGGCGGCCACCTATGTGGTGATCCAGTTGCGGCGCGGTCTACTTTGGCGGCTTCGAAACAAACTGGTCTTGACGTACCTGCTGATCGGCCTGGCTCCAGTGGCCCTGTTCTTCACACTGGTCTTTCTGAGTAGCTACGTTGCCTTTGGACAGTTCGCGGTCCACCTGGTCAGTTCGCGGCTTGAGATGCAGGCCGCAACGCTGCAGCAGAGCAACATGGCGTTGGCTCGACACGCGGCAGCCATGCTGAATCTGAGACAGACGAACAATGCGAATGGCGAGCTGTCATTGCCCGGCTTCCAGGACGCGATGCGCGGAGCCCAAGGGGCAGGACTGCAGCTTGCTTTGTATGAGGATGGTCATCCAGTCCCCGTTGCCGGCATTACGGGGCACGCGCGATCCCCACTCTGGCTGTCCGACTGGGTCGCCCATCGTGCGGCACATGGCCTGGACGGCTTTGTGGAAGATGGCGCGGTGATGTACCTGGCCGCTGCTGATTCCATTCAGACCGCAGATGGCCATACCCTCACCGTCATCTCGAGCCAGCCCTTAGACGATGCTCGGCTAGCCAGCGCATCCGCTGGCATTGGGCGCATGTACCTGCTTCCCGGCCTGGTGCCCCGACCCGCGCACCACATGAGCCGCGCAGAGGAGGAGCACGCCCGCATTGCTGGCGGCACAGCGCCCCCAGCCGCAAACCTGCTGGACTTTCGCGTGCGCTTCCTCTCCTCACTTAGCGCGGCAGACTGGGAAAGCGGCGAGATGCTGGCAGTTCCGATGAACGTCGAGTCGCGTCCCTCGGTGCTCTACAACGAGCTGTTCTCCGAAGCGCTTACCGGCCGCAACACTGACCTGGTGCGCATCGCTTTCCTGATCGTCTGCCTGTTGTTTGCGGCGCTTGAGGCGTTTGCGCTGTACGTGGGCTTGCGCCTCAGCCGCAGCATCACCGGGGCGGTGGAAGACCTGTATGAAGCGACTGTGGCGATCGACCGTGGCGAGCTGCAGCACCGCATTGCGGTGAACCAGGATGACCAGCTTGCGGATCTGGCCCGCTCGTTCAATCGCATGAGCTGGTCGTTAGGACGCCTGATTGAGCAGCAGAAAGAAAAGGAGCGCATGGAGAGTGAACTTTCCATCGCGCAGGAGGTTCAGGCGAACCTGTTTCCTCTGCTCCGCACCGCGCCGATTCGCGAACTGGAACTGCATGGCATATGCCGCCCCGCACGCACGGTTTCGGGCGACTACTATGACTTCCTCACATTTGACCGAAAGGTAGGCGAGAACGGCAGCGCGCAAAGGGAAGTCACGGGTCTGGGTGTCGCCCTTGGTGACATCAGCGGCAAAGGAATTTCGGCGGCTTTGCTGATGGCCACGCTGCACTCTGCAGTGCGTGCCTACCGGTTCGCCAGCGAAGAGCTGCAGGCCCCAAGCGCTCGCCTGGCCACGCACGGTGGCTCGGAGGAGTGCAGCGAGCTGTTTGTGGCGCCGGGCCGCGTGCTTGCACTCTTGAACAAGCACCTCTACCGGTCGACCACGCCCGAAAAGTACGCGACGTTGTTTCTGGCTCACTACGACCGGGCGTCCGCGCGCCTCACATACTCAAACGCCGGGCAGTTACCGCCGTTTGTTCTGCGCACCGACGGCTCGTTGCACCGGCTGGATCGTGGCGGCACCGTCGTGGGCCTGATGGACAACATGAGCTACGACGAAGGCTCGTTGCAGATGGAACCAGGCGACATCCTCATCGCGTATTCCGATGGTGTAACCGAGCCCGAGAACGATTTTGGTGAGTTCGGCGAAGATCGGCTGATCGACGTCGTGCGCCAGTTCCGCGACGAACCGTTGGATGTCATCAGCGGGGAAGTCATGCGAGCGCTGGATGCTTGGATCGGCGAGGGGGAGCAGCCGGACGACATCACCCTGGTACTCGCCCGGCAGCAGGCGTAG
- a CDS encoding MFS transporter: MNRFDSNSAESGPEKQTVQTLSLYLLFALTGVGLVLPGTLLPFLVRGSDLHDAGSGGLFLLFFIGTTAGAFCARGRLGRMLLLSTAAVAVPISVLTKLHGVAISGAVLLSGFGLGLMMTAVTLLRSRQVPDRRATELTRLNLVWAIGAACAPFLLLRSTAQLGVAATLQAYAVAVLLCGTPAALSLWHEHVPLEGQWAAWRQLRSIKTVSAIALPLTTGIEAGVGAWLVTYALRDRVTYGMIVTAGTALWAGLLLSRVVFSVRWLRLGQGRYTAAAFAALLVCGLLMLLWAGSAGMLIAGAFCCGFGVGPIYPELLARSLAGSEAGNAAFLLAGLGSALLPFLIGQVSQAAHSLRAGLFVPLAGAAVLLVGLLCARESAVANTTG; the protein is encoded by the coding sequence GTGAATCGGTTTGACTCGAACTCGGCGGAGTCCGGGCCAGAGAAACAGACCGTGCAAACCCTTTCGCTGTATCTTCTGTTCGCGCTCACCGGTGTTGGCCTGGTGCTGCCGGGCACGCTGCTGCCGTTCCTGGTGCGTGGCTCCGATCTGCACGACGCGGGATCTGGCGGTCTGTTCCTGCTGTTCTTCATCGGAACGACCGCAGGCGCGTTCTGCGCGCGAGGACGCCTGGGCCGCATGCTTCTGCTGTCCACGGCTGCGGTGGCCGTACCGATTTCGGTGTTGACGAAGCTGCACGGAGTTGCGATTTCCGGCGCCGTTCTGCTGAGCGGTTTCGGCTTGGGTCTGATGATGACTGCCGTCACCCTCTTGCGATCGCGGCAGGTTCCAGACCGGCGCGCAACGGAACTCACCCGGCTGAACCTGGTGTGGGCCATCGGAGCTGCATGCGCACCGTTTCTGCTGCTGCGGTCTACGGCGCAGCTCGGTGTGGCGGCTACTTTGCAAGCCTATGCAGTCGCAGTCCTACTATGCGGCACGCCCGCGGCTCTTTCGTTGTGGCACGAACATGTTCCGTTAGAGGGGCAATGGGCAGCCTGGCGACAGTTGCGAAGCATCAAGACTGTCTCCGCGATCGCGCTGCCTTTGACCACAGGCATTGAGGCAGGCGTAGGTGCTTGGCTGGTGACGTACGCGCTCCGCGACCGCGTAACCTACGGCATGATTGTGACGGCAGGAACGGCGCTGTGGGCGGGCCTGCTACTGAGCCGCGTCGTCTTTTCCGTCCGCTGGCTCCGGCTTGGGCAGGGCCGCTATACGGCAGCGGCTTTCGCGGCACTCCTGGTGTGCGGTTTGCTCATGCTGCTCTGGGCAGGTTCGGCAGGGATGCTGATTGCCGGTGCATTCTGCTGCGGGTTTGGCGTGGGACCCATCTACCCAGAACTGCTGGCGCGGTCCCTGGCAGGCAGCGAGGCAGGCAACGCCGCATTCCTGCTGGCCGGCTTGGGATCGGCGCTTCTGCCCTTTCTGATCGGGCAGGTGTCGCAGGCAGCGCACTCTCTGCGAGCGGGCCTGTTCGTTCCTCTGGCAGGCGCGGCGGTGTTGCTCGTCGGACTCCTCTGTGCGCGCGAGTCTGCCGTTGCGAACACCACCGGGTAG
- the ccsA gene encoding cytochrome c biogenesis protein CcsA: MKRLFYLCAGLAVALLAFSTYRAWYVAPTEATMGPVQRIFYWHVPLFIVGEVTPYVNMLASLGYLYFRSRNTRLALQADALAVAAAEVTTVFVGLGLVAGILWGRPAWGIWWAWDARTTSTLLLWLLYVSYLLARRFSSDESSKTLGAVLSIFAGVNVPIVFMSIRWWRTQHPAPVLTGDGYLDPSMKAVLGWNILAFFVWGTVLVWARYAILRVEQQTAEHRLHTLLEREAV, encoded by the coding sequence ATGAAGCGCCTTTTCTATCTTTGCGCGGGGCTCGCGGTCGCGCTGCTCGCCTTCAGCACGTACAGAGCATGGTACGTTGCGCCCACCGAGGCCACCATGGGCCCGGTGCAGCGTATTTTCTACTGGCACGTTCCGCTGTTCATCGTGGGTGAGGTCACGCCTTACGTGAACATGCTGGCTTCGCTCGGCTACCTCTATTTCCGTTCGCGGAATACGCGGTTGGCGCTGCAGGCGGACGCCCTTGCAGTTGCCGCGGCTGAGGTGACCACGGTCTTTGTGGGTCTTGGCCTCGTGGCCGGCATCCTGTGGGGCCGGCCGGCATGGGGTATCTGGTGGGCGTGGGACGCGCGCACCACGAGCACGCTACTGCTGTGGCTGCTGTATGTGAGTTACCTGCTGGCGCGGCGGTTCTCGTCCGACGAGAGCAGCAAGACCCTGGGTGCGGTGCTGAGTATTTTTGCCGGCGTGAACGTTCCGATCGTCTTCATGTCGATCCGGTGGTGGCGCACGCAACACCCCGCACCCGTGCTCACTGGCGATGGATACCTCGATCCGTCGATGAAGGCCGTGCTTGGCTGGAATATCCTGGCATTCTTCGTCTGGGGCACCGTGCTGGTTTGGGCGCGATACGCCATTCTGCGAGTCGAACAGCAGACCGCGGAGCATCGCCTGCACACCCTGCTGGAACGGGAGGCCGTGTAG
- a CDS encoding LacI family DNA-binding transcriptional regulator, which translates to MNRPALEAAPAAGGRTGTVSLRTLSEHLGLSMASISRVLNGSPAAQAIPKATQTRILEAAREFNYRPNQLARSLRSGQSTSVGVLIPEISEGYSAAVLAGIEETLSSAGYAIMMITHHHRAEVLERSERQFAERAVDAVIAVDTALPLFGPIPTVTVSCPDPHPYVTNIVLDNARAAQMALEHLHGLGHRRIAVIKGQSFSSETEVRWRAIEASAASVGLRFLPERVAQMEEDLPTSEPGYRATGRLLHQGGDFSAIVAFNDMSAIGAIHALLDAGRSVPEDVSVVGFDDIALASIHRPTLTTVRQPLHHMGVLAAQAVLETLNAPPESRASARQIMVAPELVVRSSTGRWTGAESESV; encoded by the coding sequence ATGAACAGGCCAGCCCTGGAAGCCGCACCCGCTGCCGGCGGCAGAACCGGAACCGTTTCGCTGCGAACCTTGTCCGAGCACCTCGGTCTGTCCATGGCTTCCATCTCGCGCGTCCTGAACGGATCGCCCGCCGCGCAGGCCATTCCGAAGGCGACACAGACCCGCATTCTGGAAGCCGCGCGCGAATTCAACTACCGGCCCAACCAGTTGGCGCGGTCGCTGCGCAGTGGTCAGTCCACCAGCGTGGGTGTGCTCATCCCGGAGATTTCGGAGGGCTACTCGGCAGCCGTGCTCGCTGGCATCGAGGAAACGCTTTCTTCCGCTGGCTACGCCATCATGATGATCACGCACCACCATCGGGCGGAAGTGTTGGAGCGGTCGGAGCGCCAGTTCGCGGAACGCGCTGTGGATGCGGTGATTGCCGTGGATACCGCGCTGCCACTCTTCGGTCCCATCCCGACCGTCACCGTCTCCTGCCCGGACCCGCACCCATACGTGACCAATATCGTGCTCGACAATGCCCGAGCGGCGCAGATGGCGCTGGAGCACCTGCACGGCCTCGGACATCGACGTATTGCCGTCATCAAGGGGCAGTCGTTCAGCTCAGAGACGGAGGTCCGATGGCGCGCAATCGAAGCTTCTGCAGCGTCCGTGGGTCTGCGGTTCTTGCCTGAACGGGTGGCGCAGATGGAAGAAGATCTTCCGACCAGTGAGCCGGGATACCGCGCGACCGGCAGACTGCTGCACCAGGGTGGGGATTTCTCGGCAATCGTCGCCTTCAACGACATGTCCGCGATCGGTGCGATTCACGCTCTGCTGGATGCGGGCCGGTCCGTGCCAGAGGACGTGTCAGTCGTGGGCTTCGACGACATTGCACTCGCGAGCATCCATCGGCCCACCCTCACTACGGTGCGTCAGCCGTTGCACCACATGGGCGTGCTGGCCGCGCAGGCGGTGCTCGAAACCTTGAACGCTCCACCGGAATCCCGCGCCTCTGCGAGACAAATTATGGTCGCGCCAGAACTGGTGGTGCGCTCGTCCACAGGTCGTTGGACGGGGGCCGAGAGTGAATCGGTTTGA
- a CDS encoding ABC transporter ATP-binding protein gives MPHAVELQDVSRLYGGFAALRRVSCVFATGGMHALLGDNGAGKSTLLRMAAGLVTPTHGTVRVLGGTPAQNRYRIAYMSHAAMLYDDLTPMENLAYFARLHCSADACAMCHASPEMALRAVGLDPHLKRPVSQLSQGMRQRTSLAAAILADPELLLLDEPFSNMDVNGARELVALLQDFLTWPLTGNAQGARTIILTTHQHDLVRGVANSTTYLRRGSVVPAAERFEAEPAQLEASAA, from the coding sequence ATGCCACACGCGGTGGAGCTCCAGGACGTGTCGCGCCTGTATGGCGGCTTTGCTGCGTTGCGGCGGGTCTCATGCGTCTTTGCGACCGGCGGCATGCATGCCCTGCTGGGCGACAACGGAGCGGGTAAATCGACACTGCTGCGCATGGCCGCGGGCCTGGTCACTCCGACTCACGGTACGGTCCGCGTGTTGGGCGGAACACCTGCACAAAATCGTTATCGCATTGCGTACATGAGCCACGCGGCCATGCTGTACGACGACCTGACGCCCATGGAAAATCTCGCTTACTTCGCCCGCCTGCACTGCTCCGCCGACGCGTGCGCCATGTGCCACGCTTCCCCTGAGATGGCGCTGCGGGCGGTTGGCTTGGACCCGCACCTGAAGCGGCCGGTGAGTCAGCTTTCGCAGGGCATGCGCCAGCGTACCTCCCTCGCGGCCGCGATCCTGGCCGACCCGGAACTGCTTCTGCTGGACGAGCCCTTCTCCAACATGGACGTCAACGGAGCGCGCGAACTCGTCGCATTGCTGCAGGACTTCCTGACCTGGCCGCTGACCGGCAACGCACAGGGCGCGCGCACGATCATCCTGACCACGCACCAGCACGACCTGGTACGCGGCGTGGCAAACTCGACGACCTATCTGCGTCGCGGCAGCGTGGTCCCGGCCGCCGAGCGCTTTGAGGCGGAACCGGCCCAGCTTGAGGCCTCGGCGGCGTGA
- the ybaK gene encoding Cys-tRNA(Pro) deacylase, translated as MKTNACRVLDQLGIAYRTQEYAVDPNDLAATTVAAKIGMPVEQVYKTLLCHMASGEYVFAVIAGDAELDLKKLAAAAGEKKAELAPLKQLEPLTGYIRGGCTALAAKREFPVYADELMELHEVISVSAGVRGMQMLLAPADYLRATHATVADLTKATLGSAAA; from the coding sequence GTGAAGACAAACGCCTGCCGCGTGCTGGATCAGCTTGGTATTGCCTACCGGACGCAGGAGTATGCGGTGGACCCGAACGACCTGGCAGCCACCACGGTCGCCGCAAAAATCGGAATGCCCGTAGAGCAGGTCTACAAGACGTTGCTATGCCACATGGCATCCGGGGAGTACGTGTTCGCCGTGATCGCGGGCGACGCCGAACTGGACCTGAAGAAACTGGCCGCCGCGGCCGGCGAGAAGAAGGCTGAGCTCGCCCCACTCAAGCAGTTGGAGCCGCTGACCGGCTACATCCGCGGTGGCTGCACGGCCCTGGCGGCAAAGCGCGAATTCCCCGTGTACGCGGATGAGCTGATGGAGCTCCACGAGGTGATCAGTGTTTCAGCCGGTGTGCGCGGCATGCAGATGCTGCTAGCACCCGCCGACTACCTTCGTGCAACGCACGCCACGGTGGCGGACCTGACCAAAGCGACACTCGGGTCCGCAGCCGCATGA